In Musa acuminata AAA Group cultivar baxijiao chromosome BXJ3-9, Cavendish_Baxijiao_AAA, whole genome shotgun sequence, a single genomic region encodes these proteins:
- the LOC135648490 gene encoding uncharacterized protein LOC135648490 gives MDWYSWLSESSLDPGLVSEYALLFSNNELVEDDIAHFNHEFLLSMGVSIGKHRLEILKLAKKGMYRSPRSVARLLAAISMTRSCIAKYVRSLVRRNSSAIVVVPRPSYNGGAAPRGNMLKRNKKLVKSKQRELLLTDGGVKVSSPVRVSRSASPMIDRYKEGAEEIRWDSMFQDLKPT, from the coding sequence ATGGACTGGTACTCCTGGCTGTCCGAATCTAGCCTCGATCCGGGCCTCGTCTCCGAGTACGCTCTTCTCTTCTCCAACAACGAGCTCGTTGAGGATGACATCGCCCACTTCAATCACGAGTTTTTGCTGAGCATGGGCGTCTCCATCGGCAAGCACCGGCTTGAGATACTCAAGCTAGCCAAGAAGGGCATGTACAGGTCGCCGCGCTCGGTGGCGAGGCTCCTCGCTGCCATCAGCATGACCAGGAGCTGCATAGCCAAGTACGTCCGCTCCCTCGTTCGGCGGAACAGTTCCGCGATCGTCGTCGTCCCCAGGCCTTCGTACAACGGCGGAGCGGCGCCCAGGGGGAACATGTTGAAGAGGAACAAGAAGCTGGTAAAAAGCAAGCAAAGAGAACTGCTGCTAACTGACGGTGGCGTAAAGGTGTCTTCTCCGGTGAGGGTATCGCGTAGCGCGAGTCCGATGATCGACAGGTACAAGGAGGGCGCTGAGGAGATCAGGTGGGACTCCATGTTTCAGGACCTGAAGCCCACTTGA
- the LOC135648491 gene encoding uncharacterized protein LOC135648491, translated as MVRVPLPLVMGRQAGTWNLLTQRQKDSPVWGSDHRQANNITVQSSCGASWNVEWPEDWEICQAEISGLLFHQMQNLFTSHESFSSQENNCILSHGEEEQTVEPLPPPHMNS; from the exons ATGGTGAGAGTGCCGCTACCCCTTGTGATGG gcaggcaggcaggcacaTGGAACCTTTTAACTCAGAGGCAAAAGGACAGCCCAGTGTGGGGTTCTGATCATCGACAGGCCAACAACATCACAGTACAGTCCTCCTGTGGAGCTTCTTGGAATGTTGAATGGCCAGAAGACTGGGAAATTTGCCAGGCTGAAATTAGTGGACTGCTGTTCCATCAAATGCAGAATCTGTTCACAAG CCATGAAAGCTTTTCTTCCCAAGAAAACAATTGCATCTTGAG CCATGGAGAAGAAGAACAGACTGTTGAACCACTACCACCTCCCCACATGAATAGCTAA
- the LOC135648488 gene encoding protein NUCLEAR FUSION DEFECTIVE 4-like, whose protein sequence is MAGAVKAGSRPPWVGLAAAVWVQVAAGTAYTFPLYSHSLKSALGYNQQQLTMLGVANDTGENFGLVAGVLCNRLPPWFVLLVGAACCFLGFGTLWLAVSLTVPGLPYWLLWIALCIATNSSAWFGTGVLVTNMRNFPLSRGTVAGILKGYVGLSAAVYTGLYTVVLHSSSTKLLLFLTLGLPVISLAMMYFVRPCTPSLEEDSLEHGHFMFTQISSVFLGLYLLTSTILDDVLSLSDAIIYLLFSIMILFLLAPLAIPLKMTLFPATHKKNVASNTCSTSRLPAEDLDHKEPLLATPSTNTLENPQEIDDASDVDMLLAEGEGAVKKKRRPKRGDDFEFREALIKADFWLLFMAYFLGVGSGVTVLNNLAQIGVALGLDDTTILLCLFSFCNFVGRIGGGSVSEYFVRSRMLPRPIWMACTQVVMIVAYLLYASALNGTLYASTALLGICYGVQFSVMVPTVSELFGLKHFGIFYNFMLLGNPLGAFFFSGLLAGYVYDKEAANQHPVSSTCLGPSCFRLTFLVLAGMCSLGTLLSIILSVRIRPVYQMLYAGGSFRMPRSSLH, encoded by the exons ATGGCCGGAGCGGTGAAGGCGGGGAGCCGGCCGCCGTGGGTGGGGCTGGCGGCGGCGGTGTGGGTTCAGGTGGCCGCGGGCACCGCTTACACCTTCCCGCTTTACTCCCACTCCCTCAAGTCGGCGCTGGGCTACAACCAGCAGCAACTCACCATGCTCGGCGTCGCCAACGACACCGGCGAGAACTTCGGCCTCGTCGCCGGCGTGCTCTGCAACCGCCTCCCTCCCTGGTTTGTTCTCCTCGTCGGCGCCGCCTGCTGCTTCCTTGGCTTCGGCACCCTCTGGCTCGCAGTCAGCCTCACCGTTCCCGGCCTCCCCTACTGGCTG TTATGGATAGCACTATGCATTGCTACTAATAGCAGCGCCTGGTTCGGGACGGGTGTGCTAGTCACCAACATGAGAAATTTCCCTCTTAGTAGAGGTACTGTTGCTGGTATTCTCAAGGGTTATGTTGGGCTTAGTGCTGCAGTATACACTGGATTATATACGGTTGTACTCCATAGCTCATCGACAAAGTTATTGCTGTTTCTCACTCTTGGGTTGCCTGTCATAAGCCTTGCAATGATGTACTTTGTTAGGCCTTGCACACCATCTTTGGAAGAAGATTCATTGGAACATGGCCACTTTATGTTCACCCAAATTTCCAGTGTATTTCTGGGTCTCTATCTTCTTACTTCTACGATCTTGGATGATGTTCTCTCACTAAGTGATGCTATTATCTATTTGTTGTTCAGCATAATGATTCTCTTTCTCCTGGCTCCCCTTGCCATCCCACTTAAGATGACACTCTTTCCAGCTACTCATAAGAAAAATGTTGCCAGCAACACATGTAGTACTTCACGACTACCTGCGGAGGATTTAGACCATAAAGAACCATTATTAGCTACACCATCAACAAATACTTTGGAGAACCCCCAGGAGATTGATGATGCCTCTGATGTGGATATGCTTTTAGCTGAGGGTGAAGGTGcagtaaaaaagaagagaagacccaaGAGGGGAGATGATTTCGAATTTCGGGAAGCATTGATCAAAGCTGACTTTTGGCTTCTATTTATGGCATACTTTCTTGGTGTTGGATCAGGTGTCACAGTGCTTAATAATCTAGCCCAAATTGGGGTTGCATTAGGACTCGATGATACAACTATCTTGCTATGCCTCTTCAGCTTTTGCAATTTTGTTGGCCGTATTGGTGGAGGTTCAGTATCTGAGTACTTTGTCAG ATCGAGAATGCTTCCTCGACCAATATGGATGGCATGCACGCAAGTAGTCATGATTGTGGCATACCTTCTCTATGCTTCAGCTCTCAATGGTACCCTATATGCATCAACTGCTTTGCTTGGTATCTGTTATGGGGTTCAATTTTCTGTCATGGTGCCAACTGTTTCTGAGCTCTTTGGGTTAAAGCACTTTGGAATTTTCTACAACTTTATGTTGTTAGGAAATCCTCTTGGGGCATTCTTCTTCTCAGGTCTTCTTGCTGGATATGTTTATGACAAAGAAGCTGCAAATCAACACCCTGTTTCTAGCACTTGCTTGGGGCCTAGCTGCTTTAGGCTGACATTCTTGGTTCTTGCTGGGATGTGTAGTTTGGGAACATTGTTGAGCATAATTTTGTCGGTGAGAATCAGACCAGTATACCAGATGCTTTATGCCGGTGGATCCTTTAGAATGCCTCGAAGTTCACTGCATTGA